The Gemmatimonadota bacterium genome contains a region encoding:
- a CDS encoding HD domain-containing protein: protein MDIIRDPLWNNIRVDARALRLVDTPTFQRLRHVRQLGWAYLVYPGATHARFEHALGAYHLAGVALQRLEEDGSIAGIDATERTIARLAALLHDVGHYPFSHALEEIGAPHHEEVARPLVTEGAIASILREVAPDAPERVLDLIRGRSTSPLQGLISGSLDLDKIEYLKRDGLMCGVPYGEIDVDRLIHALTVAVDPVAGRPVVAIREKGLSALESLLFAKYQMYRNVYWHHAVRSATAMYKRLVEHAIRDGAVTVHALAGYADESLLHTLEQRHPSPLLTRLRTRNLFKRAFECPAAELPPEVVDAASSREQLSKAEARLAATSGLGPEDVLVDFPEKTQMLGLDMPVVRRDGSVQRLTTEGLSGSINLPVLADALYQSARWLRVFTARPVTLSREAVLSAVASA, encoded by the coding sequence GTGGACATCATCCGCGATCCGCTCTGGAACAACATTCGCGTGGACGCCCGCGCACTGCGGCTCGTCGACACGCCGACCTTCCAGCGCCTGCGGCACGTCCGCCAGCTGGGCTGGGCCTACCTGGTGTATCCCGGCGCCACGCATGCACGCTTTGAACATGCGTTAGGCGCGTACCACCTTGCCGGGGTCGCCCTCCAGCGACTTGAGGAGGACGGCAGCATCGCCGGCATCGACGCGACCGAGCGCACCATCGCGCGACTGGCCGCGCTCCTGCACGACGTGGGGCACTATCCGTTTTCCCACGCCCTCGAGGAGATTGGGGCCCCACACCACGAGGAGGTCGCCCGCCCGCTCGTGACCGAGGGGGCCATCGCATCCATCCTGCGCGAGGTCGCCCCCGACGCCCCCGAACGCGTCCTCGACCTGATCCGTGGCCGGTCCACCTCGCCATTGCAGGGGCTGATCAGCGGGTCCCTCGACCTCGACAAGATCGAGTACCTCAAGCGCGATGGCCTCATGTGCGGCGTGCCCTACGGCGAGATCGATGTCGACCGGCTGATCCATGCGCTGACGGTGGCGGTGGATCCGGTCGCCGGCCGCCCGGTGGTCGCGATCCGGGAGAAAGGACTCTCGGCGCTGGAATCGCTGCTGTTCGCCAAGTACCAGATGTACCGCAACGTGTACTGGCACCACGCCGTCCGCAGCGCGACCGCGATGTACAAGCGACTGGTCGAGCACGCCATCCGCGACGGGGCCGTGACGGTCCATGCGCTCGCGGGCTACGCTGATGAGTCGTTGCTCCACACCCTGGAGCAGCGGCATCCCTCCCCCCTGCTGACGCGACTGCGCACGCGCAACCTCTTCAAGCGTGCGTTCGAATGTCCGGCTGCCGAGCTCCCTCCAGAGGTCGTGGACGCGGCCTCCAGCCGCGAGCAGCTGAGCAAGGCCGAGGCGCGACTCGCTGCGACGTCGGGGCTCGGCCCTGAAGACGTGCTGGTGGACTTTCCGGAGAAGACCCAGATGCTGGGTCTCGACATGCCAGTGGTCAGGCGAGACGGTTCGGTGCAGCGCCTGACCACGGAGGGGCTCTCGGGCTCGATCAACCTCCCGGTACTCGCCGATGCGTTGTATCAGTCGGCGCGCTGGCTGCGGGTCTTCACCGCTCGCCCCGTCACGCTGTCGCGGGAGGCGGTGCTGTCCGCCGTTGCGTCGGCCTAG